In one Heteronotia binoei isolate CCM8104 ecotype False Entrance Well chromosome 1, APGP_CSIRO_Hbin_v1, whole genome shotgun sequence genomic region, the following are encoded:
- the LOC132584768 gene encoding feather keratin Cos1-1/Cos1-3/Cos2-1-like — MCSYGCLPCSSGSLTPCGVVSGLSPSCVNQLPPAEVVIQPPAVILTIPGPILTASCDPVSVGGCTPCIPSCPPRCMPRRSSCNPCKPC, encoded by the coding sequence ATGTGCTCCTACGGATGTCTGCCATGCAGCTCGGGATCTCTGACTCCTTGCGGCGTAGTGAGCGGCCTTAGCCCTTCCTGCGTCAATCAGCTACCCCCCGCGGAGGTGGTGATCCAGCCACCGGCAGTCATCTTGACGATCCCGGGGCCCATCCTCACTGCCAGCTGCGATCCTGTTTCCGTGGGCGGCTGCACACCTTGCATCCCCAGTTGTCCCCCGCGGTGCATGCCGAGACGGTCATCCTGCAACCCGTGTAAACCTTGCTAA